In the Solanum pennellii chromosome 5, SPENNV200 genome, one interval contains:
- the LOC107020115 gene encoding uncharacterized protein LOC107020115, with amino-acid sequence MYEVFIHVMLKCASLERINKKKISNSFYDFYSFFSFEKKNRNKLKMLMDTDQPPSFCKIILSRETVMNKMQLPSCFVKDNKKILSKNCLLKTSEAGMSWEAKIARKKPNYFICEKDWPQFVLHHQVEPRDILIFSLIEKSAFHVRPYTPKNCRNITRKRQLMKNSSSSSSKEEIGPSKRVKKMEPIIVVSDTEEESVDVSFSDDDEDDPPYSHRATYYKNPKRKKVSSDYSNWIRQKDRHN; translated from the exons aTGTATGAAGTATTTATACATGTAATGCTTAAGTGTGCAAGTCTAGAGAgaataaacaagaaaaagataagTAATTCCTTCTATGATttctactcttttttttcttttgaaaaaaaaaacagaaacaaatTAAAGATGCTAATGGATACTGATCAGCCTCCGTCGTTTTGCAAGATTATATTATCTAGAGAAACCGTCATGAATAAAATG CAATTGCCATCTTGTTTCGtcaaagataacaaaaaaatcttGAGTAAGAATTGTCTACTAAAAACGAGTGAAGCTGGAATGTCATGGGAAGCAAAGATCGCGAGAAAAAAGCCAAATTACTTCATATGTGAAAAAGATTGGCCACAATTTGTGTTGCATCACCAAGTGGAGCCAAGAGACATTTTGATCTTCTCACTCATTGAAAAATCAGCATTCCATGTACGTCCATACACACCAAAAAATTGTAGAAACATTACTCGTAAGAGGCAACTTATGAAGAACTCAAGCAGCAGTAGCTCTAAAGAGGAGATTGGACCTTCAAAGAGAGTTAAGAAAATGGAACCAATAATAGTAGTATCGGATACTGAGGAAGAAAGTGTTGATGTGTCATTcagtgatgatgatgaagatgatccTCCCTACTCACATCGTGCAACTTACTATAAAAATCCTAAGCGGAAAAAAGTGTCATCAG ACTATTCCAATTGGATTCGCCAGAAGGACAGGCATaactaa